One window of the Nicotiana tabacum cultivar K326 chromosome 4, ASM71507v2, whole genome shotgun sequence genome contains the following:
- the LOC107804293 gene encoding LOW QUALITY PROTEIN: protein MIS12 homolog (The sequence of the model RefSeq protein was modified relative to this genomic sequence to represent the inferred CDS: substituted 1 base at 1 genomic stop codon) translates to MEGSESEKEFDSLNLNPKLFVNEALNIVDELVDDAFDFFHQEAANLLKTEGTNRSEDLKEGVAEIKXMIQLTLDKRLSLWEKYCLHNCFKVPHGFSLPKADGPSGDTSFDINAVENPELDEKLDFLRNKISEVGKESAELNRELQALERQSMLSDHSAASLTEALELYQQLAADEKFEELVRTASDFQTKVENLATRMVEDTEHRRAKKIRTSNGEMFRLNNDEGLLSATLEELQVFGDDIKTLRD, encoded by the exons ATGGAAGGCAGCGAGAGCGAGAAAGAGTTCGATTCATTGAACCTAAATCCGAAACTCTTCGTCAACGAGGCCCTCAATATTGTAGACGAGTTAGTTGACGATGCTTTTGATTTCTTCCACCA AGAGGCAGCAAATCTTCTGAAAACTGAAGGCACTAATCGATCGGAAGATCTAAAAGAG GGTGTGGCTGAAATTAAGTAAATGATCCAATTGACTCTGGACAAGCGGTTGAGTTTATGGGAGAAGTACTGTTTGCACAACTGCTTTAAGGTTCCGCATGGGTTCTCTTTGCCTAAAGCT GATGGACCGTCTGGTGACACTTCATTTGATATTAATGCTGTTGAGAATCCTGAACTAGATGAAAAGTTGGATTTCTTAAGGAACAAGATTTCTGA GGTGGGAAAAGAGTCTGCTGAGCTCAACAGAGAACTACAAGCTCTCGAAAGGCAGTCCATGTTAAGTGACCACTCTGCTGCTTCTCTTACTGAAGCGTTGGAGTTGTATCAGCAACTGGCAGCGGATGAGAAGTTTGAAG AACTGGTACGAACTGCATCAGATTTTCAAACCAAAGTGGAGAATTTGGCAACCAGAATGGTGGAGGACACTGAGCACCGAAGAGCAAAAAAAATTCGCACTTCAAATGGGGAAATGTTTAGATTGAACAATGATGAAG GCCTACTGAGTGCGACACTGGAGGAACTTCAAGTATTTGGGGATGATATAAAGACTCTTCGTGACTAA